One genomic window of Onychostoma macrolepis isolate SWU-2019 chromosome 25, ASM1243209v1, whole genome shotgun sequence includes the following:
- the irx3b gene encoding iroquois-class homeodomain protein IRX-3b, which yields MSLPQLGYKYIRPLYSTERRVGAELSASGSLSSVLSSMYGAPFASAQGYSAFLPYSSDLSVLNQLGSQYEFKDSPGLQHAGFPHASFYPYGHQYQFGDPSRPKNATRESTSTLKAWLSEHRKNPYPTKGEKIMLAIITKMTLTQVSTWFANARRRLKKENKMTWVPKARTDEEGNVYTSDNEDGDKRDEDEEIDLENIDMENIEDKQDCDYQDDDKSVSKVSDSEEYDDTGAEKSFMNDIMKDRRDTNSDEGEEDQIKKSPAAQEPSNNVSPPQKPKIWSLAETATAPDSPKKASWIQRNCDAQTARNWTKMAFSAHQMALTSHYLGLKHQTTSNSHIHVKHGEQRTHSL from the exons ATGTCTCTCCCGCAGCTCGGCTATAAGTACATCAGACCGCTGTACTCCACGGAGCGGCGCGTCGGCGCGGAGCTCAGCGCGTCAGGCTCGCTCTCCAGCGTCCTCTCCAGCATGTACGGAGCTCCGTTCGCCAGCGCGCAGGGATACAGCGCGTTCCTGCCCTACTCCAGCGACCTCTCCGTGCTCAATCAGCTG GGCTCCCAGTACGAGTTTAAAGACAGTCCTGGGCTTCAGCACGCAGGGTTTCCTCACGCATCCTTCTACCCATACGGACACCAGTATCAGTTTGGCGATCCGTCTCGACCCAAGAACGCCACGCGTGAGAGCACCAGCACCCTGAAGGCCTGGCTCAGCGAACACCGGAAAAACCCGTACCCCACCAAAGGAGAAAAAATCATGCTGGCCATCATCACCAAGATGACCCTCACTCAGGTGTCCACCTGGTTCGCCAACGCCCGCAGAAGACTgaaaaaagagaataaaatgaCTTGGGTTCCCAAAGCAAGAACCGACGAGGAAGGAAATGTGTATACGAGCGACAACGAGGACGGAGACAAGAGGGACGAGGACGAGGAAATAGACCTGGAGAACATTGACATGGAAAACATCGAAGACAAGCAGGATTGTGATTATCAGGACGATGATAAATCAGTGTCTAAAGTTTCGGATTCTGAGGAATATGACGACACGGGAGCAGAGAAGAGTTTTATGAACGATATTATGAAAGACAGAAGAGACACAAACTCAGATGAAGGAGAGGAGGACCAAATCAAAAAGAGTCCGGCAGCGCAAGAGCCCTCAAATAATGTGAGTCCGCCTCAGAAACCAAAGATCTGGTCTTTGGCTGAAACCGCGACGGCGCCGGACAGTCCCAAAAAGGCCTCGTGGATTCAGAGGAACTGTGATGCTCAGACAGCCAGGAACTGGACCAAAATGGCTTTTTCGGCCCATCAGATGGCTTTAACCAGCCATTACCTCGGACTTAAACACCAAACCACCTCAAACAGCCACATACACGTGAAGCATGGAGAGCAGAGGACTCACAGCCTATGA